The DNA segment TAGGCAAGGCTACGGAATATTTATTATTAAGATTTCTTATATCAACTTCATTTTTAAGAGGCCAATATATCCCAATATGATCAATTATCATCTCTTGCTTAACTAAGGACTCAAGATATAAGTCCACATTAATTGCTACATTTCTTCTATCAATAGAAGAACTTTTTATCATTAAATTCTTAAAATTTCTCCTCTCAAAGTTCTTTTTTTCAGAGTAGATCATAATTTAAATCTAATTTATTCCAGCTTCATTTAATTTTGTTAGAGCTATAGCCAGTGCATCTGCGGAGTCATCAGGTTTTGGTGCATAATTCAAATTTAAGTTAAACATAACAGCTTCAATAACTTCTTTCTTTGATGCTTTACCTGATCCTGCAATAGTAAGTTTGACCTGAGAAGGTGCATACTCGCTAACTTGAATATTTTTGGAAGCCAATACCATCATAATTACACCTCTTGCCTGAACGACACTAATGGTTGTACTCGATTTGTAAAAGAAAAACTTCTCGACCGCTGCAATATCTGGTTTCCATTGATTTATTAATGTATTAAGATCATTAAAAATTTCATAAAGTCTATCTTCTTCTTTTTTATTTTTATCAGTTTCAATTACGCCACAATCAAGAAATTTTTTCTTTTCATTTTGTATTTCAATAATTCCATATCCAACTCTTCCTAATCCAGGATCAATGCCAATAATCCTCACTTAATTATTCTTCTGATGACAATTGAAATTTAGAAAGGTTATCTTTTTCGTTAAAGTCAAAGACTTTACAGAATGCTTGAATAACCCTTTCACCAGAATCTACTTGCTCTAATGGATCTTTTCTTAATCGATGCCTTAAAGAACAAGTAATTACTCTAGCAATATCCTCTTCTTGTACTTCAGTTCTTCCCTCAAAGGCAGCTATTGCCCTAGCAGATCGATTAGTGACAATATCTCCTCTTAGTCCGTCAACATCAAGTTCTCCACATATAGCTGATATATTTAATCTGAGATCATCATCCAATTTAACTGAATTAAGTATTTCCTGAGCTTTGATAACTTTTTGCTGAAGATCATCCTGTTGCCTCTCAACACTTATTGAAAATTCATCAGGATTATCATCAAAAGAAGTTCTTTGATCCACAACTTTAACCCTTAATTCTGCGTCTCTTACTGTTTTAACCTCAACGCTCATACCAAATCTATCTAATAACTGAGGCCTCAGTTCTCCTTCTTCTGGGTTACCAGAGCCAATCAGTACAAATCTTGCAGGATGCCTCACTGAGACGCCTTCCCTCTCAACAGTATTCCATCCAGAAGCTGCTGAATCTAAAAGAACATCGACCAAATGATCATCTAGTAAATTAACTTCGTCTACGTATAATAGTCCTCTATTAGCTTTTGCTAATAACCCTGGTTCAAAAGCTTTAATACCTTCGCTTAAAGCCTTTTCAATATCAATAGTTCCACATAATCTGTCTTCGGTTGCGCCCAATGGCAAATCTACCATTGGTACTTGTTTTTTGTCTTTCTCTAAACTCTCTCCTTGAATAATTCTCTCTAAAACTTCTTTACTTTGTAAATCAGGATCAACAAGAGAACTATTATAAGGATCATCTTTAACAACATCTATTGCAGGTAACAAGTCTGCAAGAGCTCTAATAGTAGTTGATTTACCAGTTCCTCTATCACCCATAATCATTACTCCACCAATTCTTGGATCTATAACATTTAATAAAAGAGCTAATTTCATTTCTTCTTGACCAATTACTGCCGTAAAAGGAAAAACTCTTCTTTTCTTTGTAGTGCTCACAGCTGTAGTTTTACTTTATGTACGTATGATCAGTCGATGATACTTCAGAAAATGTTATTAGTAAATATCAAAATCAAATTGAACATTTTTATCAATCTAGAGCTTTTTGAAATATAAAATCATTTCTGATTCTAAATTAATTTTTATAAATTCTAATTTTTTAAACTGAATATATACTTTTTAAAATAAATTCAGCCATAAAATCAAGAACAAATATTTGCTTGAATTTTTATCTAACAAAGTTAATTTCAATTGCCTTTTGAATTATTTAAGAACCATTTGATTTGACGAACAATTCCTCTTAAGACATTTATCTCATGACTAGATGTTTTCGCTTTTAAAATAAATTTTTTAAACTTACTTATTTTTGAAAAGGATGTATGTTCTAAAAGATAACCGGTCCTAATAAGTATTTCTTCTAAATCTTTAAATGATTCGTAAATTTGCTTTGATGATGCAAGGTTAAAAACTTTTAAATCTTTCTGAGGAGTATTTTTTGAACATTTGTTTAATTCATACAAAATTATTGCAACCGCGTGAGAAAGGTTTAAAGAGGGATAGTCTTGGGAAGTTTTTATGTTAAAAATCTTGTGAGCAAAAAGTAATTCACTATTAGTTAAACCTCTATCTTCTCTTCCAAATAAAATAGCCAAATTATTAATAACCTTAAAAGATGAAATCCATTTAGAAATCACCTCAGGATTTTCACACTCAATATCATTACTTAAATCAATCCTTCCACAAGTAGCAAGAACTAAATCACAATCAAATATTGCTTGTTCAATACTATTAAAAACTCTACAATTATTTATATATTTTTGACCCTTTAAGGCCATTTTTTTTGCTTCCAAAGAAAAAATATCACATTTAGGTGAAACAATCCTTAATTCATTCACATCAAAATTAGAACATAGTCTAGCGATACTGCCAATATTTATTGGCCCATTTGGTTCAACCAAAACAACCTTCAAGTTAACAACATTTTTCTTCAAAATTTATTTTTTTGCTATGTGGAGATGTTCTAAATTTGGAAATATTTTGAGGAACAGTTTCAAACTTTAGCATTGGGAGAGTGAAAGCCTTAATAACATGTTTTATAATTTATATATCACTTAAACGCTAAGTTATTGAATGTAAGTCTGTTTAAACTAAACCTATCTCTGTTTTATACCATATAATTTCACACAATTTATTTTGAAGATTGTTTACGGCCTTAACTGAATGGCTAAGTTAAACAGTTTTTAAAAAATATACGAATTCTACTCTTTTTGATTTAAATCAAATAAATCGCCAAATATTAATCAAATCGCAAAAATCATAAATCTGTGTTTCCCGAATTTAATTATTAAATCTTCTTCTGCTGCAGATGATGAAGATTTTGACACAAAAAATCGTAGCTGTGTAAGAATTGAGAAATAAGAAAAATGCAAGAAAATGATTGAACCTCTTTTATGTGGAATAGTTTTAGGATTAGTTCCAATAACACTTCTAGGATTATTTGTAAGCGCATGGAATCAATATAGAAGAGGGTCAGGTTTGTTAGATATGGATTAAAAAAGTCAATTTTGATTGACCATAAGTTCTAACATCATAAATCTCCCATAAAATATTCTTCTTTATCTCCAAAT comes from the Prochlorococcus marinus str. MIT 9515 genome and includes:
- the ruvC gene encoding crossover junction endodeoxyribonuclease RuvC, with amino-acid sequence MRIIGIDPGLGRVGYGIIEIQNEKKKFLDCGVIETDKNKKEEDRLYEIFNDLNTLINQWKPDIAAVEKFFFYKSSTTISVVQARGVIMMVLASKNIQVSEYAPSQVKLTIAGSGKASKKEVIEAVMFNLNLNYAPKPDDSADALAIALTKLNEAGIN
- the bchI gene encoding magnesium chelatase ATPase subunit I, coding for MSTTKKRRVFPFTAVIGQEEMKLALLLNVIDPRIGGVMIMGDRGTGKSTTIRALADLLPAIDVVKDDPYNSSLVDPDLQSKEVLERIIQGESLEKDKKQVPMVDLPLGATEDRLCGTIDIEKALSEGIKAFEPGLLAKANRGLLYVDEVNLLDDHLVDVLLDSAASGWNTVEREGVSVRHPARFVLIGSGNPEEGELRPQLLDRFGMSVEVKTVRDAELRVKVVDQRTSFDDNPDEFSISVERQQDDLQQKVIKAQEILNSVKLDDDLRLNISAICGELDVDGLRGDIVTNRSARAIAAFEGRTEVQEEDIARVITCSLRHRLRKDPLEQVDSGERVIQAFCKVFDFNEKDNLSKFQLSSEE
- a CDS encoding RNA methyltransferase; protein product: MKKNVVNLKVVLVEPNGPINIGSIARLCSNFDVNELRIVSPKCDIFSLEAKKMALKGQKYINNCRVFNSIEQAIFDCDLVLATCGRIDLSNDIECENPEVISKWISSFKVINNLAILFGREDRGLTNSELLFAHKIFNIKTSQDYPSLNLSHAVAIILYELNKCSKNTPQKDLKVFNLASSKQIYESFKDLEEILIRTGYLLEHTSFSKISKFKKFILKAKTSSHEINVLRGIVRQIKWFLNNSKGN
- the petG gene encoding cytochrome b6-f complex subunit V produces the protein MIEPLLCGIVLGLVPITLLGLFVSAWNQYRRGSGLLDMD